Part of the Candidatus Dadabacteria bacterium genome is shown below.
CTCCTTGATATTTCTACTTCAACGTTTTTATATACTCGATAAGAGCGGTTACTTCTTCCTCAGACAGTATACCCTTGAATGAAGGCATCGTTGGTGCGTAGCCTTTTACCATCTTTGCCTGAGGTTCGTAAATTGACTCCCTTAGATAATTTTCGTCCACAAGGACCGAGGAACCATCCTCAAGATCCTCTGTTTTCCCGTAAAGGTTCTTGAAAGTAGGCCCTATAACCTCTTTGCCGTCGATGCTGTGGCAGGCGAGACACCCTCTCTGGGAATACAGGTCCTTTCCTCTCTCCGCCGGGGATACGCTGATTGCCGCCACGGCGGCTCCGTCTTCAAGTTCGTCTCCTTTTTCCCATCTTGTGAATGCTTCCGGACTCAGGACGGTTACTTTGGCAAGCATTTGCGAGTGACCGGAACCGCAGTATTCGGCGCACAGAAGGTCAAAGGTTCCGACCTTGGTCGGGGTGAACCAGAGCTGCTGGTAACTGCCCGGGAGAATATCCTGTTTAACGCGGAACTGCGGAACGAAAAAGCTGTGAATGACATCATCTGACCTCATTATGAGCCTGACCGGCTTGTTCTGCTGTACGAACAGTTCGTTAAGCGATTTCTTGCCGGTGAAATACTCAAATTCCCAAAGCCACTGTTTTGCCACGACGTTAACTTCGATTGCTTCTGGGGGAGGGTTGCGAAGTTCCTTGAAAGCTATCCATCCCCACGCGAAGATGACCATGAGCAGTATGGTCGGGATTATCGTCCAGATGGTTTCGATGACCGGGTTGTGAGTTATGTAGGCGGTTTCCTGGTCCTCGCTTTTTCTCCTGTACTTGATTGAAAAACCTACGAGTACCGCCGAGATCAGTATGAAGAAAAATAACGATACAATCGTTACGAACAGGGTTATGTTATCAACGCTTGCGGCGAGATTAGAAGCCGATTCCGGTATCCAGGTGGACATTTATGATTTACAACCTCCGCAAATAGTTAATGGATTTTCTTCTCTCTTCTCCACATCAAGCAGAGAAACGTTACGAGAACCGCGAGAGTTACCATCCCTCCCGCCTTGACTACGTTGAGGGCCGCGAGTGCGTATCTTTTTCCGACCGGGTCAAACTGATAACAGAACATAAGTACCTTGTTAAGCAGCTCCGAGGAACCTATCTTTCCTTCCGAAGCTTCTATTAGCGATAACTTGAAGTTACGGGGATCATACTGAACTCCGTAGAGGTATCGCGAAATTACCCCCTCCGGCGTGAGTATCACTATTCCCGAAGGATGAGCGAACTCTTCTCCATCTTTTTTGAAGCGGAATCCCACTGAGTCGGTGAGCCTCAGTATGTTTTCCTCCGTCGCCGTGAAAAAGTGCCAGTCTCCGGCCTCCTGCGCCCCGTCTGCAAGTGCTTTTCTGTATCTTGCAGCCTTTGCGCCTATAACCTCGGGGGATTCCTCGGGATCAAAACTCATGGTCACTACTGTGTAATCCTTGCCAGGTCTGAAGGAATCCATCTGGTTTATGACTTCCAGGACTCCGTCTGTCCCAAGAAGGCAGAGCCTTGGGCATGTGAAGTAGGCAAGACTCAGAACCACTGGTTTTTCCTGTCCGAAAAAAGAGGAAATGCTCACTGTCTTTCCGTTTTCTCCGTGAAATTCCGTGTCAAGATCGATGGAGGATGCAAGTTTCTCGTCAAAACCTATTTCCTCTACGTCATTTACGTTCGAAAGTGCGTGAATGTCTGATGTGAATGGAATCGGAAGAGCACTTGAGATACACATAACAGTGAGAAAAATGAAGAACCTCCACATGAAAGGAGCTGTTTTTTGGTTGTTTTTTATAAAATGAAATATGTTTGAGGACGTAGGATAGAACAGTTTTTTCCCTTTCTCTCGTCTCAAATCGGCGTAGATTGTATCTGATGTTAACTCTCTGTCAAGAATCTGATTTCATTACGGCTTGTCTGGATTTCAGACCCTGTTTATTTCTTTCTAAGACAAAGAACTATGCCGATTCCGATAAAGGCCGTCAGGGTTGACGAACCTCCGTAACTGATGAAAAAAAGAGGAGTCCCGATGATGGGCATAAGTCCCGTGACCATAGCTATGTTTATCACGGCGTGCCAGAAAAGCATCGCCGCGACTCCGAGGCATGCGATCGTCGCAAAGCGGTCTTCTGAGGATGTTGCAATGTTGAGAATGAAAAGGATTATCGAGAAATACAAAAGAAGGATAAACACAGAACCCCGGAATCCCCACTCCTCGGCAATTACCGAGAATGCGAAATCTGTATGATGCGCGGGAAGAAAATTCAAGTTGGACTGCGAACCGAGAGAAAAACCTTTTCCGAAACCCATGCCGGAGCCTATCGCAATCTGGGACTGGATCGAGTTGTAGCTTATTCCGAAAGGGTCAGAGGACGTATCCAGGAAGGAATATATCCTTTCCTTCTGGTAGTCCTCGACCAGAAGATGCCAGAGCGGCACAACGGATACCAATGCTATGATTATTATTCTCAGCAGGGCTCTTCTGCTGATTCCCAGAAGAAGAATAATGCTTGAACCTGTAAGAAGTATGGTGATCGCGGTTCCCATGTCCGGCTGAGCGATGACCGCCGCGGTAGGGAGAAACAGAAAAGCTATAGGTTTAGCGAGATCCGTCAGGCCGTAATTTTCCTTTGCGGCCACCTGGTTTGCGTAGTAATTGGCGAGCACCATTATTATCCCGATTTTAATGAATTCGGAGGGCTGAATGGAGATCGGGCCTATCTGGAACCAACTTCTTGATCCCGACACCGTTTTCCCGAATACGAAAATCAGCGCCAGCAGCCCAAGGAAAAGCAGGTAAAAGGTAAGCGAGTGCCTTTCAAGCGTTAGAGGTTTTAGCCGGCTTATGATTGCCATGGCCACCAGCCCGGCCAGAACCCATATGAGTTGTTTCTTGAATGCGCCCAGACCGTCTAGTTGAGAGATGCTGTATAGATTGACCAGTCCCGCCGCGCACAACAGGAGAATCAGCCCCAATATCCAGGAGGATCTACTCAGATTTGGCAATTCGGTTCTCATTTCGTTCCTTCTTAAGTTTGAAATAGGTTTCAATGATCTTTCTTGCTATCGGGGCCGCTGCCACACTTCCGCTGCCCCCGTTTTCGACCAAAACGGTTACTGATATCTCCGCCGAGTCTGATGGTGCGTAAGAGGTGAACCAGGCATGGTCCATGAACCGTTTTTCAGTTGATTCAACTTGCGCCGAAACGACCTGTGCCGTCCCGGTTTTGCCTGAGATAGGTGATATTTTTGATCTTGCGTAAAATCCCGTGCCCCGTTGGGCGTGTACGGCGTCGTATAGCGCTTTTTTCAGAAAAGCCACTGACTTTTTGTCAAGTTTTTGTACCGTTCCGGTTATCCGCGGAGGTGTTTTTTTGTCTGTTTTTCTTATTTTCGGTTTGACTATGGTGCCTCCGTTTGCTATTGCGGTAGTCATCATATTTATCTGAAGAGGAGTGGTTGTTACGTATCCCTGACCTATGGCCAGCATTGCAGTTTCGCCCGGATACCATGGTTCTTTTAAGTGTTTTCTTTTCCATGCCTTGGACGGACTCACTCCGTGTTTTTCGGGAAGCTCTATTCCGGTTTCCTCTCCCAATCCGAACCTTTTCAGGTACGGGTAGAGCCCGTCTACTCCAAGCTTCATGGAAAGTTCATAGAAGTATACGTCGCATGATTCAACAATCGCCGAGAGAAGATTCATATGGCCGTGACCTTCCTCGCGCCAGCAGTTAAAGCGTTTTCCGCTTATTAAGCGATAGCCCGGGCAATATACGGACGACTCGGGGTCCACCGTTTTTTCCTCCAGCAATGCGAAGGCCGTGATTATTTTGAGTACTGACCCAGGTGGATAGGTTCCCTCGGTTGAGCGGTTAAGAAGGGAGAAGGATTCTTTTTTCTTTCTTTTTTTGCGTTTCTCTCCCGAAATCCCTTTTGAGATATGCTCAGGGCGATAAGACGGACGACTTACCATTACCAGGATTTCCCCGTTTTTTACGTCCATTGCGACTATTGCTCCTTTCTCCTTCCCCAAGGCGTCGTTAGCGACTTTTTGCAATTGCGCGTCGATTGTGAGGTGCAAATCTTTTCCCTCGACCATTTCCTTGTTCTTCCGGGACGGCAACAATGCGGAGAGAGAATCGGAGATTACCTTTCCGTGTGCGTTGACCATGAGGTATTTAAGACCGTTTGTTCCTCTCAGTTCGTCGTCAAAGACTTTTTCCACGCCCGTTTTTCCGACTTGGGTTCCCGCCTTGATCCGACGGTCAGCTTTTACTTCATGCGGATCGGCGATCCCTGTGTATCCAAGGAGCACGGCGGCGGCTTCTCCGTGCGGATAGAATCTCTTGTGCCCCAATTCAAGGAATATGCCTTCTAACGCTTCTTTGTTCTTCTCAACTAGAAGGAGCTCTTCCCTGCTTATGTCCTTGGCGATTGTAACGGGGTAGAAACTTCTCATGCCCGCTATTTTTCGAAGTTTCTTAAGAAGCTCTTTCTCTGGAATGTTTATTATCCCCGAGAGCTTTTCCGCGAGACTCTCGACATCGGTTATTTCTTTCGGAAAGACACGTATGTTAAAAGACGGTTTGTTGTAGAGAATTTTCTCCCCGTTTCTGTCAAAAATGCGCCCCCTGGGAGCGGGGAGTTCAAGTACTCTCAGGATGTTTCTCTCCGAAAAACTCCTGTATTCCTCACCCTTATATATCTGGAGGTAAAACAGTCTTGCCGAGAAGACAACGAAAAACAGCACGCATAAAGAAAATGCTATAGCGAGTCTACGCTTTAGTAGTTCCATCCAATTTTCTCAGAAGCATTATCATCGGAACACCGACTACTGTGTTAATGATAGCCTGATAGAGAGCTAGCTCAAGACTGAGAAACGCTGCCTGTCCACTATCTTGCTTGAACAGAAGCAATACTAGGAACAGCAGGTGCATAAGCAGGGTTCCCGTAAAAAACGCCAGAGACAGAAGAAATGGATGGTTGCGGTCGTAATTGATATTGTGCAGGCCCACCCGCAGCAGGAGAAACACGGCGAATCTTGTGATTGTATGAAGTCCCCAGGTTCCGGCCGAAAAAATATCCATTAGAAACCCGTTTAGCGTGGCAAGCGTGAACGGATAGGGTATTTCAGTTCTGACTGCCAGGCAGATTATGATTATCAGGTTAAGATCAGGGGTGAACTTGCCCAGAGAAGTTGTGGGAACGACTGATGTTTGGATGATGATTAATAGGAAGGATAAAAACAGGTAGAGAAAAAAAGAGAAGTTTATCCTCATTAATATTCCAACTGGGTCCAGTTGGCGGAGAGCTAGTTAAGATGTATGAGCACCTCTTCAACCCTGCTCACATCGATTTCCGGTTTTATTATGGCCCTTTGAAGCCCTCTGTCCGACTCAACTTTTGTTA
Proteins encoded:
- the coxB gene encoding cytochrome c oxidase subunit II, translating into MSTWIPESASNLAASVDNITLFVTIVSLFFFILISAVLVGFSIKYRRKSEDQETAYITHNPVIETIWTIIPTILLMVIFAWGWIAFKELRNPPPEAIEVNVVAKQWLWEFEYFTGKKSLNELFVQQNKPVRLIMRSDDVIHSFFVPQFRVKQDILPGSYQQLWFTPTKVGTFDLLCAEYCGSGHSQMLAKVTVLSPEAFTRWEKGDELEDGAAVAAISVSPAERGKDLYSQRGCLACHSIDGKEVIGPTFKNLYGKTEDLEDGSSVLVDENYLRESIYEPQAKMVKGYAPTMPSFKGILSEEEVTALIEYIKTLK
- a CDS encoding SCO family protein, with product MWRFFIFLTVMCISSALPIPFTSDIHALSNVNDVEEIGFDEKLASSIDLDTEFHGENGKTVSISSFFGQEKPVVLSLAYFTCPRLCLLGTDGVLEVINQMDSFRPGKDYTVVTMSFDPEESPEVIGAKAARYRKALADGAQEAGDWHFFTATEENILRLTDSVGFRFKKDGEEFAHPSGIVILTPEGVISRYLYGVQYDPRNFKLSLIEASEGKIGSSELLNKVLMFCYQFDPVGKRYALAALNVVKAGGMVTLAVLVTFLCLMWRREKKIH
- the rodA gene encoding rod shape-determining protein RodA codes for the protein MRTELPNLSRSSWILGLILLLCAAGLVNLYSISQLDGLGAFKKQLIWVLAGLVAMAIISRLKPLTLERHSLTFYLLFLGLLALIFVFGKTVSGSRSWFQIGPISIQPSEFIKIGIIMVLANYYANQVAAKENYGLTDLAKPIAFLFLPTAAVIAQPDMGTAITILLTGSSIILLLGISRRALLRIIIIALVSVVPLWHLLVEDYQKERIYSFLDTSSDPFGISYNSIQSQIAIGSGMGFGKGFSLGSQSNLNFLPAHHTDFAFSVIAEEWGFRGSVFILLLYFSIILFILNIATSSEDRFATIACLGVAAMLFWHAVINIAMVTGLMPIIGTPLFFISYGGSSTLTAFIGIGIVLCLRKK
- the mrdA gene encoding penicillin-binding protein 2; the encoded protein is MELLKRRLAIAFSLCVLFFVVFSARLFYLQIYKGEEYRSFSERNILRVLELPAPRGRIFDRNGEKILYNKPSFNIRVFPKEITDVESLAEKLSGIINIPEKELLKKLRKIAGMRSFYPVTIAKDISREELLLVEKNKEALEGIFLELGHKRFYPHGEAAAVLLGYTGIADPHEVKADRRIKAGTQVGKTGVEKVFDDELRGTNGLKYLMVNAHGKVISDSLSALLPSRKNKEMVEGKDLHLTIDAQLQKVANDALGKEKGAIVAMDVKNGEILVMVSRPSYRPEHISKGISGEKRKKRKKKESFSLLNRSTEGTYPPGSVLKIITAFALLEEKTVDPESSVYCPGYRLISGKRFNCWREEGHGHMNLLSAIVESCDVYFYELSMKLGVDGLYPYLKRFGLGEETGIELPEKHGVSPSKAWKRKHLKEPWYPGETAMLAIGQGYVTTTPLQINMMTTAIANGGTIVKPKIRKTDKKTPPRITGTVQKLDKKSVAFLKKALYDAVHAQRGTGFYARSKISPISGKTGTAQVVSAQVESTEKRFMDHAWFTSYAPSDSAEISVTVLVENGGSGSVAAAPIARKIIETYFKLKKERNENRIAKSE
- the mreD gene encoding rod shape-determining protein MreD, which encodes MRINFSFFLYLFLSFLLIIIQTSVVPTTSLGKFTPDLNLIIIICLAVRTEIPYPFTLATLNGFLMDIFSAGTWGLHTITRFAVFLLLRVGLHNINYDRNHPFLLSLAFFTGTLLMHLLFLVLLLFKQDSGQAAFLSLELALYQAIINTVVGVPMIMLLRKLDGTTKA